A DNA window from Hordeum vulgare subsp. vulgare chromosome 1H, MorexV3_pseudomolecules_assembly, whole genome shotgun sequence contains the following coding sequences:
- the LOC123403110 gene encoding glutamyl-tRNA reductase 2 translates to MMAGATSAAAAFAAAAAAASAKAAACPWAAAGGRRRSGVVRCDAGGDAQAASKAASITALEQFKVSADRYMKEKSSIAVIGLSVHTAPVDMREKLAVAEELWPRAISELTSLNHIEEAAVLSTCNRMEIYVVALSWNRGIREVVDWMSKKSGIPASELREHLFMLRDSGATRHLFEVSAGLDSLVLGEGQILAQVKQVVRNGQNSGGLGKNIDRMFKDAITAGKRVRCETNISAGAVSVSSAAVELAMMKLPKSECLSARMLLIGAGKMGKLVVKHLIAKGCKKVVVVNRSVERVDAIREEMKDIEIVYRPLTEMYEAAADADVVFTSTASESLLFTKGHAEALPPISLAMGGVRLFVDISVPRNVGACLSQVEHARVYNVDDLKEVVEANKEDRVRKAMEAQAIITQELKRFEAWRDSLETVPTIKKLRSYADRIRASELDKCLQKIGEDNLNKKTRRSIEELSTGIVNKLLHGPLQHLRCDGSDSRTLDETLDNMHALNRMFNLDTEKAVLEQKIKAKVEKTQS, encoded by the exons ATGATGGCGGGAGCGACGTCAGCCGCGGCCGcattcgccgccgccgccgccgccgccagcgccaAGGCCGCCGCGTGCCCCTGGGCTGCCGCCGGCGGCCGGAGGCGGTCCGGCGTCGTGCGGTGCGACGCCGGCGGGGATGCCCAGGCGGCGTCCAAGGCGGCCAGCATCACCGCGCTGGAGCAGTTCAAGGTCTCCGCAGACC GCTACATGAAGGAAAAGAGTAGCATCGCTGTAATAGGCCTCAGCGTACACACAGCGCCGGTGGACATGCGTGAAAAGCTCGCTGTCGCGGAGGAACTATGGCCCCGTGCTATTTCAGAACTCACCAGTCTGAACCACATCGAAGAGGCTGCTGTTCTTAGTACCTGCAACAGAATGGAAATATATGTGGTGGCTTTATCATGGAACCGTGgtattagagaagtagtagactggATGTCAAAG AAAAGTGGAATCCCTGCTTCCGAGCTAAGGGAGCATCTCTTTATGTTGCGTGACAGTGGTGCCACACGCCATCTGTTTGAGGTATCCGCTGGGCTCGACTCTTTGGTTCTTGGGGAAGGACAAATCCTTGCTCAGGTTAAACAAGTTGTTAGAAATGGGCAAAATAGTGGAGGCCTGGGAAAGAACATTGATAGGATGTTCAAGGATGCAATCACGGCTGGAAAGCGCGTCCGCTGCGAGACCAACATATCAGCTGGTGCCGTGTCTGTCAGTTCAGCCGCAGTTGAGTTGGCCATGATGAAGCTTCCAAAGTCCGAATGCTTGTCAGCCAGGATGCTTTTGATTGGCGCCGGCAAAATGGGGAAATTAGTGGTCAAACATTTGATTGCCAAAGGATGCAAGAAGGTTGTTGTGGTGAACCGTTCGGTGGAGAGGGTGGATGCCATTCGCGAAGAGATGAAAGATATCGAGATTGTGTACAGGCCTCTTACGGAGATGTATGAAGCCGCTGCTGATGCCGACGTTGTGTTTACAAGCACAGCATCTGAATCCCTATTATTCACCAAGGGGCATGCGGAGGCGCTTCCTCCTATCTCTCTTGCCATGGGTGGTGTTCGGCTTTTCGTCGACATATCCGTCCCAAGGAACGTCGGTGCCTGCCTATCTCAAGTGGAGCACGCACGGGTATACAATGTTGACGACTTGAAAGAGGTGGTGGAAGCCAACAAGGAAGACCGTGTCAGGAAAGCAATGGAGGCCCAAGCAATCATCACCCAAGAACTGAAGCGGTTCGAGGCGTGGAGGGACTCGCTGGAGACGGTCCCGACCATCAAAAAGCTGAGGTCGTATGCCGACAGGATCAGGGCATCCGAGCTCGACAAGTGCCTGCAGAAGATCGGGGAAGACAACCTCAACAAGAAGACGAGAAGGTCTATCGAAGAGCTGAGCACGGGCATAGTGAACAAGCTCCTCCACGGCCCGTTGCAGCACCTGAGATGCGATGGCAGCGACAGCCGCACCCTGGACGAGACGCTCGACAACATGCACGCCCTCAACAGGATGTTCAACCTCGACACGGAGAAGGCGGTCCTCGAGcagaagatcaaggccaaggtAGAGAAGACCCAAAGCTGA
- the LOC123403009 gene encoding protein Rf1, mitochondrial-like has product MLHLHCRSSSSTSNSPPSRSWSLQRANVWPLPPDFSSTSPMSRLRPRLSSTTPMLHLLRRSSYSTSISPPSRSWSPRDAFAAATERVRAGTLSPEDEHHLFDELLGQATPVPSRSFNGFIDLVKAKGLVSEMMNKGIPRPDIVFFSSIVNSLCKEGRVMDAQDIFDLVIAIDERPNIITFNSLIDGYCLVGEMDKAFGVLDAMKSVGVEPDVVTYSTLVNGYCRNGRIDDGLTLFREMPRMRIKSDTVTYGIILDGLFRAGRTVVASKMFHEMIKSGTAVGIPIYNIILRGLCLNNCADEAIAMFQKLGAMNVKLDVVTLNTMINAFYKVERKEEAKDLFAAISASGLVPNASTYSIRITNYLKEGLVEDANNIFSSMEKSGIAPSSHLINYIIRMLLEKGEIAKAGHYLSKVDGNNILLEASTTSLMLSLFSRSGKYQENIKLLPAKYQSFDTFG; this is encoded by the exons ATGCTCCACCTCCACTGCCgcagctcctcctccacctccaactcGCCGCCCTCGCGCTCCTGGTCTCTCCAGCGAGCCAATGTCTGGCCTCTGCCTCCGGacttctcctccacctcgccgATGTCCCGCCTCCGCCCCCGCCTCTCCTCCACCACACCGATGCTCCACCTCCTCCGCCGCAGCTCCTACTCCACCTCCATCTCCCCGCCCTCGCGTTCCTGGTCTCCCCGCGACGCCTTTGCCGCGGCCACAGAGCGCGTACGTGCCGGGACGCTCAGCCCGGAAGACGAGCACCACCTGTTCGACGAATTGCTAGGGCAGGCCACGCCGGTCCCCAGCCGCTCCTTCAACGGCTTCATTGATTTGGTTAAAGCTAAGGGGCTGGTTTCTGAAATGATGAACAAAGGTATTCCTCGTCCTGACATTGTGTTCTTCAGTTCAATAGTAAACAGTCTATGCAAAGAAGGAagagttatggatgcacaagatatctttgaCTTGGTTATAGCCATAGATGAGAGGCCTAATATCATTACATTCAATTCACTGATTGACGGATATTGCTTAGTTGGCGAGATGGATAAAGCATTCGGAGTACTTGATGCCATGAAATCAGTTGGTGTTGAGCCTGATGTTGTCACATACAGCACGCTTGTTAATGGCTATTGTAGAaatggaaggatcgatgatggttTGACTCTGTTCAGGGAAATGCCACGTATGAGAATAAAATCTGACACTGTTACATATGGCATCATACTAGATGGGTTGTTTCGTGCTGGGAGAACTGTCGTTGCAAGTAAAATGTTCCATGAGATGATCAAAAGTGGAACGGCAGTGGGCATTCCCATATACAATA TAATACTTAGAGGGCTTTGTCTGAATAATTGTGCAGACGAAGCGATCGCCATGTTCCAGAAATTAGGTGCAATGAATGTGAAGCTTGATGTTGTAACACTCAATACCATGATTAATGCATTCTACAAGgttgaaagaaaagaagaagctaAGGATTTGTTTGCTGCAATATCAGCCAGCGGCTTGGTGCCCAATGCTTCTACTTACAGCATAAGGATAACAAATTATCTGAAGGAAGGATTAGTGGAAGATGCTAACAATATTTTTTCATCAATGGAGAAGAGTGGTATAGCTCCCAGCTCTCATCTTATAAATTATATCATCAGAATGTTGTTGGAAAAAGGTGAGATCGCCAAGGCTGGACATTATTTGTCCAAGGTTGATGGGAATAACATCTTACTTGAAGCTTCAACTACGTCGCTGATGTTGTCTCTCTTTTCAAGGAGCGGGAAATATCAGGAGAATATCAAATTGCTTCCTGCAAAGTATCAGTCTTTTGACACATTTGGTTGA